One region of gamma proteobacterium HIMB55 genomic DNA includes:
- a CDS encoding chaperone protein DnaK (PFAM: Hsp70 protein~TIGRFAM: chaperone protein DnaK), whose product MGKIIGIDLGTTNSCVSVLESGKPRVIENAEGGRTTPSIVAYADDSEVLVGQSAKRQAVTNPTNTLFAVKRLIGRRFEDNVVQKDISMVPYNIVKADNGDAWVEAKGEKMAPPQVSAEVLRKMKKTAEEYLGESVTEAVITVPAYFNDSQRQATKDAGRIAGLEVKRIINEPTAAALAYGMDKAQGDRTVAVYDLGGGTFDISIIEIAEVDGEHQFEVLATNGDTFLGGEDFDLRLIEFLADEFKNENGIDLHNDPLALQRLKEAAEKAKIELSSSQQTEVNLPYITADATGPKHLVVKLTRAKLESLVGELVTRSLEPLKVALGDSGLSASEIDDVILVGGQTRMPLVQQTVADFFGKEPRKDVNPDEAVAMGASIQGAVLAGDVKDVLLLDVTPLTLGIETMGGVATPLIEKNTTIPTKKSQVFSTAEDNQTAVTIHVVQGERKQAASNKSLGRFDLADIPPAPRGMPQIEVTFDLDANGILNVSAKDKATGKEQSIRITASGGLSEEDIEQMVADAEANAEADKKFEELVTARNAADGMINAAKKTLEEAGEHATDDERSSIEAAISEAEEALKSDDKDTIEAATTKLTEATSGVAQKMYAAQAEAGEAAGEQAAPEDDVVDGDVVDAEFEEVREDDKR is encoded by the coding sequence ATGGGAAAGATCATTGGAATTGACCTCGGGACCACTAACAGCTGTGTGTCGGTTCTTGAGAGTGGCAAGCCTCGCGTTATCGAAAACGCTGAAGGCGGCCGAACCACGCCTTCAATTGTGGCTTACGCAGATGACAGCGAAGTACTCGTTGGTCAGTCAGCGAAGCGTCAGGCGGTCACCAATCCAACGAATACACTGTTTGCGGTCAAGCGATTGATCGGCCGAAGATTCGAAGACAACGTTGTTCAGAAAGACATCTCAATGGTGCCTTACAACATCGTCAAAGCGGATAACGGCGATGCGTGGGTTGAGGCGAAAGGCGAGAAGATGGCGCCACCTCAGGTCTCTGCTGAAGTGCTGCGTAAGATGAAGAAGACCGCCGAAGAATATCTTGGCGAGTCGGTTACCGAAGCGGTTATCACCGTTCCTGCCTACTTCAATGATTCACAGCGCCAGGCAACCAAGGACGCGGGGCGCATTGCGGGTCTTGAAGTCAAGCGCATCATCAACGAGCCAACGGCTGCGGCACTTGCCTACGGCATGGACAAAGCACAAGGCGATCGCACAGTTGCGGTCTACGACTTGGGCGGCGGTACGTTTGATATCTCAATTATTGAAATTGCAGAAGTCGACGGTGAGCACCAGTTCGAAGTGTTGGCAACCAACGGTGACACCTTCTTGGGTGGTGAGGATTTTGACCTCCGATTGATCGAGTTCTTGGCAGACGAGTTCAAGAACGAGAACGGTATCGATCTGCACAACGATCCACTCGCTTTGCAGCGCCTCAAGGAAGCGGCAGAGAAGGCGAAGATCGAGCTCTCTAGCTCGCAGCAGACTGAAGTGAATTTGCCATACATCACTGCAGATGCGACAGGTCCTAAGCACTTGGTGGTTAAGCTGACGCGCGCCAAGCTCGAGTCGCTTGTGGGTGAGTTGGTTACACGTTCACTCGAGCCCCTTAAGGTTGCTCTTGGTGATTCAGGCCTGTCGGCAAGCGAGATTGACGACGTTATTTTGGTGGGTGGTCAGACACGTATGCCACTGGTTCAGCAGACGGTTGCTGATTTCTTCGGCAAAGAGCCACGTAAGGATGTAAACCCTGACGAGGCGGTTGCGATGGGTGCGTCAATTCAAGGTGCGGTACTTGCGGGTGATGTCAAAGACGTTCTCCTCCTTGACGTCACACCACTGACGCTCGGTATCGAAACGATGGGTGGCGTTGCGACACCACTTATCGAGAAGAACACTACGATTCCTACCAAAAAGTCTCAGGTTTTCTCTACTGCAGAAGACAACCAGACAGCGGTAACCATTCACGTGGTTCAGGGTGAGCGTAAGCAGGCAGCATCCAACAAGTCATTGGGTCGGTTTGACCTGGCTGATATTCCGCCAGCACCGCGCGGGATGCCACAAATTGAGGTGACATTTGACCTCGACGCGAACGGTATCCTGAATGTGTCTGCGAAGGATAAGGCGACCGGCAAAGAGCAATCGATTCGTATCACTGCGTCGGGCGGTCTTTCAGAGGAAGACATCGAGCAAATGGTTGCGGATGCGGAAGCCAACGCAGAAGCTGATAAGAAGTTCGAAGAGCTGGTTACGGCCCGGAATGCGGCAGACGGCATGATCAATGCGGCTAAGAAGACGCTAGAAGAAGCCGGCGAGCACGCAACCGATGACGAGCGCTCATCAATCGAAGCGGCGATCAGCGAAGCGGAAGAAGCGCTCAAGAGTGACGATAAGGACACGATTGAAGCTGCGACGACCAAGCTGACCGAAGCGACAAGCGGCGTTGCTCAAAAGATGTATGCAGCACAGGCTGAAGCTGGTGAGGCGGCAGGCGAGCAGGCGGCACCCGAAGACGATGTGGTTGACGGTGACGTTGTTGACGCTGAGTTCGAAGAGGTTCGTGAAGACGATAAGCGTTAA
- a CDS encoding chaperone protein DnaJ (PFAM: DnaJ C terminal region; DnaJ central domain (4 repeats); DnaJ domain~TIGRFAM: chaperone protein DnaJ), with product MSKRDYYEVLGVDKSSSAQDIKKAYRRVAMKYHPDRNPDDENADEKFKEASEAYEVLSDAEKRQAYDQYGHAGVDPQMGGGGFQGGSFSDIFGDVFGDIFGGGGGRRQGPQRGSDLRYTLEVSLEDAVRGKTAEIKVPSLQHCDTCDGSGAKPGTSATTCSGCGGSGQVRMQQGFFQVQQTCPKCRGRGQSIDSPCGSCYGEGLVEKTKTLSVKVPPGVDTGDRIRLSGEGEAGPSGGPNGDLYVQISVKQHPLFERDGRNLYCEFPISFADAALGGEHEIPTLDGRVKLRIPAETQTGKLFRLRGKGVKPVRGGPVGDLLCRAVVETPVNLNAEQTELLEEFRKSLGEGGDQSPRQSSWFDGVKNFFEGLNG from the coding sequence ATGTCAAAGCGCGATTATTATGAGGTGTTGGGGGTCGATAAGTCGTCCTCAGCGCAAGACATCAAAAAGGCGTACCGTCGCGTTGCGATGAAGTACCACCCAGACCGTAATCCGGATGACGAGAACGCGGATGAGAAGTTCAAAGAAGCCTCTGAAGCCTACGAAGTTCTGAGCGATGCCGAGAAGCGGCAGGCCTACGATCAATATGGCCACGCAGGCGTTGATCCGCAGATGGGTGGCGGCGGCTTCCAGGGTGGCAGCTTCAGCGACATTTTCGGAGATGTTTTTGGTGACATCTTCGGGGGCGGAGGTGGTCGACGTCAGGGCCCGCAGCGCGGATCCGACCTGCGCTATACCCTCGAGGTCTCCCTAGAGGATGCGGTTCGTGGAAAAACCGCAGAAATAAAAGTGCCATCGCTTCAACACTGCGACACCTGCGACGGTAGCGGTGCAAAACCTGGAACGAGTGCAACAACCTGCAGCGGCTGTGGCGGGAGTGGCCAAGTCCGCATGCAGCAGGGCTTCTTCCAAGTTCAGCAAACCTGTCCTAAGTGTCGCGGTCGGGGTCAAAGTATCGATTCGCCTTGCGGCTCATGCTACGGCGAGGGGCTGGTCGAGAAGACCAAAACGCTGTCGGTCAAGGTTCCACCCGGTGTTGATACGGGAGATCGCATTCGCCTGAGCGGTGAAGGTGAGGCGGGCCCCTCAGGTGGCCCCAATGGCGATCTGTACGTTCAGATTTCCGTCAAGCAGCATCCGCTGTTTGAGCGCGATGGTCGAAACCTTTACTGCGAATTCCCCATTAGTTTCGCCGACGCCGCGCTGGGTGGTGAGCACGAGATCCCCACGTTGGACGGTCGTGTGAAGCTTCGAATTCCGGCAGAGACGCAAACAGGCAAGTTGTTCCGTTTGCGGGGCAAAGGCGTGAAGCCCGTGCGAGGTGGTCCAGTGGGTGACTTGTTGTGTCGCGCTGTTGTGGAGACTCCTGTTAATCTGAACGCCGAACAGACGGAGTTGCTTGAAGAATTCCGTAAGAGCTTGGGTGAAGGCGGCGATCAGTCACCTCGGCAGTCGAGCTGGTTCGACGGTGTGAAGAATTTCTTTGAAGGGCTTAATGGATGA
- a CDS encoding dihydrodipicolinate reductase (PFAM: Dihydrodipicolinate reductase, N-terminus; Dihydrodipicolinate reductase, C-terminus~TIGRFAM: dihydrodipicolinate reductase): MTLRVAVTGASGRMGQAVARAVIADDNAELAAFIARPGSTLSGTDIQSLLGSDSPSLQITETLSVEAVDVVIDFTLPDATLANAKLCADAGVPIVIGTTGFSDDQLATLDGSLASVASCRAANFSTGVNLAYRLLSIAAEVMGADADIEIHEAHHKYKIDAPSGTALAMGQAITDAMGTSLSDVAQYDRSAVREAREPGSIGFSVTRSGDIVGEHTVMFGTEGERLEITHKASSRNAFAAGALRAAHFLRDKPVGRYSMADVLGLS; encoded by the coding sequence ATGACATTAAGAGTTGCAGTAACCGGTGCGAGTGGGCGAATGGGCCAAGCGGTCGCTCGCGCCGTGATTGCTGACGACAACGCTGAGCTGGCAGCATTTATTGCTAGACCTGGCAGTACGCTCTCGGGTACCGATATTCAATCGCTCCTAGGGAGTGACTCACCGAGTTTGCAGATAACTGAGACGCTTTCAGTTGAGGCGGTCGATGTGGTGATTGACTTCACTTTGCCCGACGCAACGCTTGCGAATGCAAAGCTTTGTGCAGATGCAGGTGTTCCAATTGTTATCGGTACAACGGGATTCTCGGACGATCAGTTAGCGACACTCGATGGCAGTTTGGCATCGGTTGCCAGCTGTCGCGCTGCCAACTTTAGTACCGGCGTTAATCTCGCGTATCGGCTATTGTCGATTGCCGCTGAGGTTATGGGAGCCGATGCCGATATCGAGATTCATGAAGCGCATCACAAATATAAGATCGACGCGCCCTCTGGGACCGCTTTGGCCATGGGGCAGGCAATCACCGATGCTATGGGCACTTCTCTAAGCGACGTAGCTCAATACGATCGGTCGGCCGTACGCGAGGCGCGTGAGCCAGGGTCGATCGGTTTTTCGGTCACTCGTTCTGGCGATATCGTCGGCGAACATACCGTGATGTTCGGCACCGAGGGCGAGCGACTAGAAATTACACACAAGGCAAGTAGCCGTAATGCGTTTGCCGCGGGTGCGCTGCGGGCGGCGCACTTCCTGCGCGATAAGCCTGTCGGCCGTTACAGCATGGCTGACGTGCTCGGTCTGTCATAA
- a CDS encoding thioredoxin (PFAM: Thioredoxin~TIGRFAM: thioredoxin), with the protein MNVIEIDQNNAQQYLIDESFNRPVVVDFWAEWCAPCKQLMPLLEKLADEYAGAFLLAKINADEQQGISQQLGVRSLPTVMVFKDGQPVDGFAGAQPETAVREMLQKHLPSPWDAKIAEATELLDQGNTAEAVALLRAAWEESNKLLDITLVYAGALIEANRLDDAEEVLNEVRLVDREAVHEQLMAQIELKREAGKSPEIEALEQELAADEENHGVRVKLAVQLSAASHFRDALEHLLVVLRSDRDWNNGEAKRMYLDTIATIGKGDPLAAEYQRKLFSILY; encoded by the coding sequence ATGAACGTTATTGAGATCGATCAAAATAACGCGCAACAGTATTTGATCGATGAGTCGTTCAATCGACCTGTGGTCGTCGACTTTTGGGCTGAGTGGTGTGCGCCTTGTAAGCAGCTGATGCCGCTTTTAGAGAAGCTGGCCGATGAGTACGCAGGCGCGTTTTTGCTCGCGAAGATCAACGCTGATGAGCAGCAAGGCATATCGCAGCAGCTAGGTGTGCGAAGTCTTCCGACCGTCATGGTGTTTAAGGATGGCCAGCCGGTGGATGGGTTTGCGGGCGCTCAGCCCGAAACCGCCGTGCGTGAAATGCTGCAAAAACATTTGCCGTCTCCGTGGGACGCAAAAATTGCAGAAGCAACTGAGTTGCTGGACCAGGGCAATACCGCCGAGGCGGTTGCTTTATTAAGAGCGGCTTGGGAAGAATCCAACAAACTCCTTGATATTACGCTGGTGTATGCCGGTGCTCTGATTGAAGCCAATCGTCTCGATGATGCTGAAGAAGTGCTTAACGAAGTGCGGTTGGTTGACCGAGAAGCCGTCCACGAACAGCTGATGGCACAGATTGAGCTCAAGCGAGAGGCGGGTAAATCGCCTGAAATCGAAGCGCTCGAGCAAGAGCTAGCCGCCGATGAGGAAAATCACGGTGTGCGCGTAAAGCTCGCTGTGCAACTTTCCGCAGCGTCGCATTTTCGCGATGCGCTCGAGCATCTTCTCGTGGTTTTACGGTCTGACAGAGACTGGAATAACGGCGAGGCCAAGCGCATGTATCTCGATACAATTGCCACAATTGGTAAGGGAGACCCCCTCGCGGCTGAGTATCAGCGCAAACTCTTCTCTATACTGTATTAG
- a CDS encoding acyl-CoA dehydrogenase (PFAM: Acyl-CoA dehydrogenase, C-terminal domain; Acyl-CoA dehydrogenase, middle domain; Acyl-CoA dehydrogenase, N-terminal domain), whose amino-acid sequence MDIALAAEDLAFRDEVRNFLDTEFDAEMQAHLKSRGSKGMVEWQKKLYAKGWVAPNWPVEHGGTGWTATQKYIWESERSLRGIPDVVPFGLVMVANVIMAFGTDEQKEYFLPRILQSEDWWCQGYSEPGSGSDLASLKTKAERDGDDYIINGAKIWTTYAQHADWIFCLVRTDNSGKKQEGITFILVDMKSEGIKVNPIIGIDNEHNLNEVEFNNVRVPAKNVVGEVGKGWTVAKALLAHERTGIAGVADIKRNMRLIKEAAAAEMNGGQRLIDDAGFQQRMADIEVELMALEFTELRTLATMAAGGFPGPESSLLKIKGTELQQATQELRMELAAYYQGVLPTDMDPEVLGHEFGSEARRSFMYGRAATIYGGSNEVQKNIISKYVLGLE is encoded by the coding sequence ATGGATATTGCATTAGCAGCAGAAGATCTCGCATTCCGCGACGAGGTCCGCAACTTCCTCGATACTGAATTCGACGCCGAAATGCAGGCGCACCTGAAGAGCCGTGGCTCTAAGGGTATGGTCGAGTGGCAGAAGAAGCTCTACGCCAAAGGTTGGGTTGCCCCCAACTGGCCTGTCGAGCACGGCGGTACTGGCTGGACTGCGACACAGAAATACATCTGGGAATCAGAGCGCTCACTGCGCGGTATTCCAGACGTTGTACCTTTCGGCCTAGTCATGGTCGCCAACGTCATCATGGCGTTCGGTACAGATGAGCAGAAAGAGTACTTCCTGCCACGTATTCTCCAAAGTGAAGACTGGTGGTGTCAGGGTTATTCAGAGCCGGGTTCAGGTTCTGACCTCGCGAGCCTCAAGACGAAAGCTGAGCGCGATGGTGATGACTACATCATCAACGGTGCGAAGATCTGGACTACCTATGCGCAGCACGCAGATTGGATTTTCTGCCTTGTTCGAACTGATAACAGCGGCAAGAAGCAGGAAGGTATTACCTTCATCTTGGTCGACATGAAGTCAGAAGGCATCAAGGTCAACCCAATCATCGGTATCGATAACGAGCACAACTTGAACGAAGTTGAGTTCAACAATGTTCGCGTTCCTGCAAAGAACGTTGTCGGTGAAGTCGGTAAAGGCTGGACTGTCGCAAAAGCGTTGTTGGCTCACGAGCGAACAGGCATTGCAGGCGTTGCGGACATCAAGCGCAACATGCGTTTGATCAAAGAGGCGGCGGCTGCCGAGATGAATGGTGGTCAGCGTCTCATTGACGATGCAGGCTTCCAGCAGCGCATGGCGGACATCGAAGTCGAGCTTATGGCGCTTGAGTTCACCGAGCTCCGCACACTGGCAACTATGGCCGCGGGCGGCTTCCCAGGACCAGAGTCTTCATTACTGAAGATCAAAGGTACCGAGCTTCAGCAGGCGACCCAAGAGCTCCGCATGGAGTTGGCCGCTTACTATCAAGGTGTATTGCCGACTGATATGGATCCAGAGGTTCTGGGTCACGAGTTCGGTTCAGAGGCACGTCGCTCATTTATGTATGGCCGTGCAGCAACAATTTATGGTGGTTCTAACGAGGTTCAAAAGAACATCATTTCCAAGTACGTACTTGGTCTCGAGTAA
- a CDS encoding acyl-CoA dehydrogenase (PFAM: Acyl-CoA dehydrogenase, C-terminal domain; Acyl-CoA dehydrogenase, middle domain; Acyl-CoA dehydrogenase, N-terminal domain) has product MNFDYTEEQQMVRDSIARFVQDDYDWDTRRAIVASDDGMSRDNWQTMAELGWLSIPFSEADGGFGGSIVDLSVVMEEMGKGLVVEPFFPTVVLFGGVVARAGDEAQRASILESVIGGETLGAFAYVERQSRYAIADCKTSATKSGDGYTLNGEKVVVFNGENADKLVVLARTSGDQFDENGLSLFLVDANAEGVSKVCYPMMDAQRVANITFDNVQLGADALLGEEGSAAGVVHDVVREALVALASEAVGIMGTLNAKTLEYTKTREQFGVAIGSFQALQHRMVDAMMAYEQAKSLLFKALCEYKIDPASAETTIHALKVLIDRNSKLIYGEAIQMHGGMGITDELDIGHYAKRLMMINATLGDGTFHRTKFIESTYAAA; this is encoded by the coding sequence ATGAACTTCGATTACACAGAAGAACAGCAAATGGTTCGCGATTCGATCGCGCGCTTTGTACAAGATGACTACGACTGGGACACGCGACGTGCGATTGTTGCCAGCGACGATGGCATGAGCCGTGATAACTGGCAGACCATGGCAGAGTTGGGTTGGTTGTCTATTCCATTCTCAGAAGCGGATGGCGGCTTCGGTGGCAGCATCGTTGATTTGTCCGTCGTTATGGAAGAGATGGGTAAAGGCCTCGTGGTCGAGCCTTTCTTCCCGACGGTTGTCCTCTTTGGCGGCGTGGTAGCCCGTGCAGGTGATGAGGCGCAACGCGCTTCGATCCTTGAGAGCGTGATCGGTGGTGAAACCCTCGGTGCTTTTGCCTACGTTGAGCGTCAGAGTCGTTACGCTATCGCAGACTGCAAAACGTCTGCGACGAAGAGCGGAGACGGCTACACGTTGAACGGTGAAAAGGTTGTTGTCTTCAATGGCGAGAACGCGGACAAGCTAGTTGTACTTGCGCGCACCTCGGGCGATCAGTTCGACGAAAACGGTTTGTCACTGTTCTTGGTTGATGCAAACGCTGAAGGCGTTTCAAAGGTTTGCTACCCAATGATGGATGCACAGCGTGTTGCCAACATTACTTTCGACAACGTTCAGCTCGGTGCTGATGCGCTGTTGGGTGAGGAAGGTTCTGCAGCAGGTGTGGTTCACGACGTTGTTCGTGAAGCACTGGTTGCACTGGCGTCAGAAGCGGTGGGCATCATGGGCACGCTCAACGCCAAGACCCTCGAATACACCAAGACGCGTGAGCAGTTTGGTGTGGCTATTGGTTCGTTCCAAGCGCTCCAGCACCGCATGGTTGATGCAATGATGGCTTACGAGCAGGCGAAGTCATTGCTGTTCAAAGCGCTCTGCGAGTACAAGATTGATCCTGCATCAGCAGAAACTACGATCCATGCACTCAAAGTGCTGATTGATCGCAACAGTAAGCTGATCTACGGCGAAGCGATTCAAATGCACGGTGGTATGGGTATTACTGACGAGCTGGATATCGGTCACTACGCCAAGCGCTTGATGATGATCAACGCAACACTCGGTGACGGTACCTTCCACCGCACCAAGTTCATCGAAAGCACGTACGCGGCGGCATAA
- a CDS encoding short-chain alcohol dehydrogenase (PFAM: short chain dehydrogenase), translated as MKIAGKVCVVTGGASGIGKALASRFVAEGAKAVVIADLNGDSVSAVASEIGAQSFAVDVRDESAISSMVAAVESEHGQIDLFCSNAGIIGVDGDPWWATGADNALWQRMWEIHVMSHVYAARACLPAMIARGEGYFLNTASAAGLLAQIGSAPYSVTKHAAVSFAESLSITHGDDGIKVSCLCPQAVDTAMTAGTEGGGVAGVDGMLSAEAVAEAVVQGLDAESFLILPHPEVEEYRQNKARSYDRWLGGMRKLRRLFTDPVGK; from the coding sequence ATGAAGATCGCTGGCAAAGTCTGTGTTGTAACGGGTGGCGCCAGCGGTATCGGCAAAGCTCTCGCAAGCCGCTTCGTTGCTGAAGGTGCGAAAGCGGTCGTTATTGCTGATCTCAATGGGGATTCTGTTTCGGCAGTTGCCTCCGAGATCGGTGCTCAATCCTTTGCAGTCGATGTGCGCGATGAATCCGCAATTTCTTCGATGGTAGCTGCGGTAGAGTCTGAGCACGGTCAGATCGATCTTTTCTGCTCTAATGCCGGCATTATTGGCGTAGACGGTGATCCCTGGTGGGCCACTGGTGCCGACAATGCATTGTGGCAGCGCATGTGGGAAATACACGTGATGTCTCACGTCTATGCGGCTCGCGCCTGTCTTCCAGCGATGATCGCTCGTGGAGAAGGATATTTCCTCAATACGGCGTCTGCCGCCGGTTTGTTAGCTCAAATTGGCTCCGCACCCTATTCGGTGACGAAGCACGCAGCCGTTTCCTTTGCTGAAAGTTTGTCGATCACCCACGGTGATGACGGCATCAAAGTCAGCTGTCTCTGCCCACAGGCGGTTGATACAGCTATGACCGCGGGAACCGAAGGCGGTGGTGTTGCGGGTGTTGATGGCATGCTGTCTGCAGAAGCCGTTGCTGAAGCTGTGGTTCAAGGACTGGATGCTGAGTCTTTCTTGATTCTTCCTCACCCTGAGGTGGAAGAGTATCGCCAGAACAAGGCCCGCAGTTACGACCGCTGGTTAGGTGGTATGCGCAAATTGAGACGCCTATTCACGGACCCCGTCGGCAAGTAA